In Stieleria varia, one genomic interval encodes:
- a CDS encoding S8 family serine peptidase, whose translation MPQSRHLRTVLRGERLESRRLLAVAGSDVMSRELGQAPFLDKGIRYYDLDTPVLLSVMPNRMAVRWNESPTSLPSSVRPLRIVDGDVRIFELPEPVSVGPNLQDYVRSFPGYDSEVPVFHNPETNSEVVVFDEVIVALKEVVDASDFFGQHELVQSYKPLSGTSDQFVVTVAIGAGIDAIIASNTLRNDVAVSWAAPNFYQSWQRTAIPNDPRFVNQWHAENNGQGGGVIDADVDLPTAWDVNSGGSPDIVIGIIDDGVATDHPDILNHANPGEIPGDGIDNDGNGWIDDVHGWNFVADNNQSSYTPVDDHGTAVAGVAAGRGDNGIGIAGAAYRSPVLSARIFDNGATASDANIAAAIYYMAGRTRDGNGTWRSADIVNNSWSGGSPSTVIRQALQWGTTQGRLGQGAMYLFATGNEFGSVDLPASLSSLIPGVVSVGATNNFGERSNYSNSGPQVDLVAPSNDTRPGYLAIDTTDVPGSQGYTSSDYTGTGGTGFGGTSAATPLATGIAALAMAELAEQNIVLSPAQMRQWMRANTDLIGGSYATDSGHNNDFGYGRVNAGSLLQSIGKPEISIVTDRDELVDSGSPTFIGDAGVALATSKTFRVRNQGTSPLELTSLEIASGPFTIQNVFSPSTLDVGESATFTIRYTASQLGVESGLVVVGSSDADEALFEIPVTGNGLTPAITGIAFEDFNGDGLRGIDEPVIDDREVFLDWNEDGSLTPVDATFTSTGTAPIQDLQTASLPIVVSGVPSATSIEVTVDLTHTYTGDLHISLINPDGDRVVLANHVGEDGDHFTGTIFADDATTPISAGAPPFVGRFLPNEALSGAIKSDLNGTWTLEVRDDADIDVGTLHQWSIRFLGSEPVTKTNSAGVYGFLDLTPGTYHVTSLAPAQWQATSPESSAVTLLIPGDSGVVDFGTAVRDRVYGRVFDDANGDGVQDAGDVGLPVETVFLDINGNGLPDDGIVDPLAAVEPAALTDSFGNYQLDLSAGLNDVRLVVPNGRSHTLPIAGLHQVSTDGTALFDRDFGTAIAISEAHIVDRGLFYAGATGVNLSSEGDAEAARDPGKIALLPEESSGLQHYTNYIHGLNGLLFDIETMPDGTTDSDLEGVLQFAVWDGIDPSGFQPIDSAIAFAVELVTMTPLATRVKVTFPNNAIENTWLRTTIPAGPVTGLSTDDVFYFGNVIGDIGIGNTATRLRVNALDTVSVRANQSLSLNSAAVDNPHDLNRDGRVNALDTVYVRANQDLSGSVAPITAPAKQSPPTKTNETHANDSSIESNGPIDAYFAELDPQQIQE comes from the coding sequence ATGCCCCAGTCCCGACACTTGCGAACCGTGCTGCGTGGCGAACGCCTGGAGTCGCGACGTCTGCTTGCCGTGGCAGGCAGCGATGTGATGTCCCGGGAACTCGGGCAGGCACCGTTTCTTGACAAGGGTATCCGCTACTACGATCTCGACACCCCCGTCTTGCTGTCCGTGATGCCGAATCGAATGGCGGTTCGATGGAATGAATCTCCGACAAGCTTGCCGTCGTCGGTGCGCCCTCTGCGAATCGTTGACGGTGACGTCAGAATCTTTGAGTTGCCCGAACCGGTGTCGGTCGGTCCGAATCTGCAAGACTACGTCCGCAGCTTTCCTGGATATGACAGCGAAGTGCCTGTCTTTCACAATCCGGAAACCAATTCAGAAGTTGTCGTTTTCGACGAAGTCATCGTTGCGTTGAAGGAAGTTGTTGACGCAAGTGATTTCTTTGGCCAGCACGAGTTGGTCCAAAGCTATAAACCGTTGTCGGGAACGTCGGACCAATTCGTCGTTACCGTTGCGATTGGCGCAGGGATCGACGCGATCATTGCATCCAACACCCTTCGCAACGATGTGGCGGTCAGTTGGGCTGCCCCCAACTTTTATCAGTCTTGGCAACGGACCGCGATTCCGAATGATCCACGGTTTGTCAATCAATGGCATGCCGAAAACAACGGTCAAGGCGGCGGTGTTATCGATGCCGATGTTGACTTGCCCACCGCATGGGACGTCAATTCGGGCGGTTCACCCGACATCGTGATCGGAATCATCGACGATGGAGTGGCAACGGATCATCCAGACATTTTGAATCACGCCAATCCGGGCGAGATACCCGGTGACGGAATCGACAACGACGGCAACGGCTGGATCGATGACGTCCATGGATGGAACTTTGTCGCCGACAACAATCAATCCAGCTACACCCCGGTGGACGACCACGGGACTGCGGTCGCCGGTGTGGCGGCAGGACGCGGAGACAACGGGATCGGCATCGCCGGTGCGGCCTACCGATCGCCAGTGCTCAGCGCACGCATCTTTGACAATGGCGCGACGGCGAGCGACGCCAACATTGCCGCGGCCATTTATTACATGGCTGGCCGAACCAGGGACGGCAACGGCACTTGGCGATCAGCCGACATTGTCAACAACTCGTGGAGCGGCGGCAGTCCCAGCACGGTGATCCGTCAAGCGTTGCAATGGGGAACGACCCAAGGCCGGCTTGGTCAGGGTGCCATGTACCTGTTTGCGACGGGCAACGAGTTCGGCTCTGTCGACTTGCCGGCGTCCTTGTCATCGCTCATTCCCGGCGTGGTTTCCGTGGGGGCGACGAACAATTTTGGCGAGCGATCCAACTACAGCAACTCGGGACCGCAAGTCGACTTGGTCGCGCCCAGCAACGACACCCGTCCCGGTTATCTTGCCATTGACACGACAGACGTTCCCGGCAGCCAAGGCTATACGAGCAGCGACTACACCGGCACGGGCGGCACTGGATTCGGTGGAACGTCGGCGGCAACGCCGTTGGCAACCGGGATCGCCGCGTTGGCGATGGCGGAGCTGGCTGAGCAAAACATCGTGCTGTCGCCGGCACAGATGCGTCAGTGGATGCGGGCGAATACGGATCTGATCGGCGGTTCCTATGCCACCGACTCGGGGCACAACAATGACTTTGGCTACGGTCGAGTGAACGCAGGCAGCCTGCTACAGTCGATCGGCAAGCCCGAGATCTCCATCGTCACGGACCGTGATGAATTGGTCGATAGCGGCTCCCCGACATTCATAGGTGACGCTGGCGTTGCATTAGCCACCTCCAAGACCTTTCGGGTGCGGAATCAGGGGACGTCGCCGTTGGAGTTGACCAGTCTGGAAATCGCCTCGGGACCGTTCACGATTCAGAATGTTTTTTCGCCATCGACTCTCGATGTGGGCGAATCGGCGACGTTCACGATTCGCTACACAGCGAGCCAGTTGGGCGTGGAGTCTGGGCTAGTCGTTGTCGGGTCATCGGACGCTGACGAAGCCTTGTTTGAAATCCCTGTGACAGGAAACGGATTGACCCCCGCGATCACCGGCATCGCCTTTGAAGATTTCAACGGTGATGGCTTGCGTGGAATCGATGAGCCTGTGATCGACGATCGAGAAGTGTTCTTGGATTGGAATGAAGATGGATCATTGACGCCCGTTGACGCGACATTCACATCCACCGGAACGGCTCCGATTCAAGACTTGCAAACCGCTTCGCTGCCCATCGTCGTCAGTGGCGTCCCATCCGCAACGAGCATTGAAGTCACCGTGGACTTGACGCATACGTATACCGGCGACTTGCACATTTCACTGATCAATCCTGATGGCGATCGTGTCGTGCTGGCCAACCATGTCGGCGAAGATGGCGACCATTTCACAGGGACGATCTTTGCTGACGATGCGACGACTCCGATCAGCGCCGGAGCGCCGCCGTTCGTAGGACGTTTTTTGCCCAACGAAGCACTCTCGGGTGCGATCAAATCCGATTTGAACGGCACTTGGACGTTAGAAGTACGTGATGATGCTGACATCGACGTCGGGACGTTGCATCAATGGTCGATCCGATTCTTGGGTTCGGAACCGGTCACCAAAACCAATTCAGCAGGGGTGTACGGTTTTCTGGATTTGACACCGGGAACGTATCACGTCACATCACTTGCTCCCGCCCAGTGGCAGGCTACTTCGCCGGAGTCGTCGGCAGTGACTCTGCTGATCCCAGGAGACTCTGGCGTTGTAGATTTCGGAACCGCAGTGCGAGATCGTGTTTACGGGCGTGTGTTTGACGACGCCAACGGCGATGGAGTGCAAGATGCTGGCGATGTCGGCTTGCCAGTTGAGACGGTGTTCCTGGACATCAACGGCAACGGTCTGCCCGATGATGGCATCGTCGATCCGCTCGCGGCCGTCGAGCCGGCGGCGTTGACGGACAGCTTTGGAAATTATCAGTTGGATTTGTCCGCCGGTCTGAACGATGTTCGTCTCGTCGTGCCCAACGGTCGCAGTCACACCTTGCCCATCGCGGGATTGCACCAGGTGTCAACCGACGGCACAGCCCTGTTTGACAGAGACTTTGGGACGGCAATCGCCATCAGCGAGGCTCACATCGTAGACCGCGGCCTGTTTTACGCCGGGGCGACGGGAGTCAACCTGTCGAGCGAGGGTGACGCGGAGGCGGCACGCGATCCGGGAAAAATCGCTCTATTGCCGGAGGAAAGCTCCGGATTGCAGCACTACACCAACTACATTCATGGTCTCAACGGATTGTTGTTCGACATCGAGACGATGCCTGATGGAACGACCGATTCGGATTTAGAAGGTGTGCTGCAATTTGCTGTTTGGGATGGGATTGATCCGTCTGGGTTTCAGCCGATTGATTCGGCAATCGCATTTGCCGTCGAGTTGGTTACCATGACACCCTTGGCAACTCGCGTGAAGGTAACTTTTCCCAACAACGCCATTGAGAACACTTGGCTACGGACGACGATTCCCGCCGGGCCCGTCACTGGGCTATCAACCGATGACGTGTTCTACTTTGGCAATGTGATCGGTGACATTGGGATCGGGAACACGGCCACGCGACTGCGCGTCAATGCGTTGGACACGGTCAGTGTGCGTGCCAACCAATCCTTGTCACTCAACTCCGCAGCCGTCGACAATCCACATGACTTGAACCGAGATGGGCGCGTCAACGCTTTGGACACGGTGTACGTGCGAGCCAATCAAGATTTGAGCGGCAGCGTGGCACCGATCACAGCGCCCGCGAAACAGTCACCGCCAACCAAAACGAACGAGACCCATGCGAACGACAGCTCGATCGAGTCCAACGGCCCAATCGACGCTTACTTTGCAGAGTTAGATCCTCAGCAAATCCAAGAATGA
- a CDS encoding NAD-dependent epimerase/dehydratase family protein, whose amino-acid sequence MAKALVTGATGFIGLHLVEHLTQRGDDVRCLVRRGSDRSALGRYGAEFFVGDLTDQESLHRAVKDVDVVYHLAGVTKCFSVASFEEANVVGVRRLATACSSRTTPPRFVHVSSLAAAGPSQIGRPRKESDEAVPVSNYGRSKLAGEFVLREFVDQIPVSIVRPPVVLGPGDKDGFLLFDSIARFGLHLVPGRNDNECSFISASDLVAAMRVVSESGQHLVSDVADPSGIYFVADSMIRTFGQYGQMIGHSLGREHVRVVSVPNPVIWCVAAFNELVARIRGHQHILNFDKAREAGYGSWACSSEKLERETGFVPAESLQTRIDQTVAWYVQKGWLPATVGTTVRAELQ is encoded by the coding sequence ATGGCAAAGGCACTGGTAACGGGGGCAACCGGCTTCATCGGGTTGCACTTGGTCGAACACTTGACCCAGCGAGGAGACGACGTTCGCTGTCTGGTTCGTCGCGGCAGTGATCGTTCGGCACTGGGACGATACGGGGCCGAGTTTTTCGTCGGAGATTTGACCGATCAAGAATCGTTGCATCGTGCGGTGAAAGATGTCGATGTCGTCTATCACTTGGCGGGTGTGACCAAGTGTTTTTCCGTTGCCAGTTTTGAGGAAGCCAATGTGGTGGGAGTACGCCGTCTGGCGACCGCGTGCTCAAGTCGAACAACGCCTCCGCGGTTCGTTCATGTTTCTTCGCTAGCCGCCGCCGGTCCGTCACAGATCGGTCGACCGAGAAAAGAATCCGATGAGGCTGTTCCTGTTTCCAACTATGGTCGCAGCAAGTTGGCTGGTGAGTTCGTATTGCGGGAGTTCGTCGATCAGATTCCGGTCTCGATTGTTCGGCCCCCCGTGGTACTCGGTCCGGGGGACAAGGATGGTTTCTTACTCTTTGACTCGATCGCACGTTTCGGTTTGCACTTGGTGCCGGGACGAAATGATAACGAGTGCTCATTCATCAGTGCGTCTGACTTGGTCGCGGCGATGCGAGTTGTTTCAGAATCAGGTCAGCATTTGGTTTCCGATGTGGCCGATCCATCCGGCATCTACTTTGTCGCGGACTCCATGATCCGTACGTTTGGTCAGTATGGTCAAATGATCGGTCACTCTTTGGGTCGAGAGCACGTTCGAGTGGTTTCTGTTCCGAATCCCGTGATTTGGTGCGTTGCCGCGTTCAATGAGTTGGTTGCGAGAATTCGAGGGCATCAACACATCTTGAATTTTGACAAAGCTCGCGAAGCGGGTTACGGCTCGTGGGCCTGTTCGTCGGAAAAACTGGAGAGGGAAACCGGATTCGTTCCTGCGGAGTCTTTGCAAACTCGAATCGATCAGACGGTTGCGTGGTACGTTCAAAAAGGTTGGCTGCCGGCAACTGTCGGAACGACCGTCCGCGCAGAGTTGCAGTGA
- a CDS encoding cyclic nucleotide-binding domain-containing protein, translating to MTVMASQQRLELLRAMPIFGGVSPAALSFILNHSDENHHPRDSYFFCEGDKGDCVYVLQSGTALVERRWEDMPIILGRLRQGDCFGEMSLVDLQKRAASIRAESDCQAIRIPFRAFRLLCNQDMQQYTMVMMNLGREISRRLRVAGDRLFRFQQELGRQWFDDELTGDN from the coding sequence ATGACAGTGATGGCATCCCAACAGCGACTGGAGTTGCTCCGAGCAATGCCGATTTTTGGCGGCGTTTCTCCGGCAGCGTTGAGTTTCATCCTCAACCATAGCGATGAAAACCATCACCCTCGCGACTCGTATTTCTTTTGCGAAGGCGACAAGGGCGACTGCGTCTACGTCTTGCAATCAGGCACAGCGCTTGTCGAACGACGTTGGGAAGACATGCCCATTATCTTAGGACGTTTACGGCAAGGAGACTGTTTTGGTGAGATGTCGTTGGTCGATCTCCAAAAGCGTGCGGCGTCGATCCGAGCAGAATCGGATTGCCAAGCCATTCGCATTCCTTTTCGTGCCTTTCGATTACTTTGCAATCAAGACATGCAGCAGTACACGATGGTCATGATGAACTTGGGTCGTGAAATCAGTCGCCGACTTAGAGTCGCGGGCGATCGACTTTTTCGATTTCAACAAGAACTGGGGCGTCAATGGTTCGACGACGAGCTGACCGGCGATAACTAG
- the lepB gene encoding signal peptidase I yields the protein MSRKSKRSESSSNAGETSAQPQSEAAGSSEKRDQRKAGDVPVKDTRDPAVIRAEAIRTSGQRETIEAIVVAFILAMLFRAFIAEAFVIPTGSMAPTLMGAHKDLECQQCGQSFQVGASKERREQRQVSTVVAGMCPNCRYVNSLDLKDAPDHGTFNGDRILVSKFAYTIADPERWDVIVFKFPGNPKQNYIKRLVGLPGETLRIQHGDVYARPLGDSSGNAEQATETILRKPVDKLLAMQHHVYDSDRQSELLIQSGYPSRIQPWAENTSEPPTDSWTVKQSADGLTAQLKANDDELHWLRYFHRWPRPEQWATAKANGDLRDVEPYSCGAITDFYAYDCYINVHSSTIYSEYPVTSTGLIGGGFNGTFRDDYVSGGDLDTLQGRASFGESDRAYTGQHWVGDLIMDSEIELGSDCKELLLELIESGVKYQCSVDLATGKATLKIDDGQTRPFTAADGTESTSPTAATSLRAGRTANVRMSNCDDQLLLWVDNKLVSFDGPTTFDSLRYRPADEASPRYQPGVHPLDAAPVGLAVRGGSATVHHVGVSRDMYYIAANVDSRGIFDYDIDELSGIVGQNLHPYQAVRDIQDMMSQPETWDQIDVWKSRRSIAFDLQADQFFPMGDNSPESLDARLWANAKRVGGLPDRYREKAYTFSEAEYVPRDLLVGKALAVFWPHHWRSPLPITPNFKRMRLIR from the coding sequence AAAACGCGATCAACGCAAGGCCGGCGACGTGCCCGTCAAAGACACTCGCGATCCTGCGGTCATCCGTGCCGAAGCGATCCGAACGAGTGGGCAGCGTGAGACGATCGAGGCGATCGTGGTCGCTTTTATCCTGGCGATGCTGTTCCGCGCGTTCATCGCAGAAGCCTTCGTGATCCCCACCGGCTCAATGGCACCAACGTTGATGGGAGCGCACAAGGATCTGGAGTGCCAGCAGTGCGGACAATCTTTCCAAGTCGGCGCGAGCAAGGAACGCCGGGAACAGCGGCAGGTGTCGACGGTCGTGGCGGGCATGTGCCCCAACTGTCGATACGTCAACAGTCTTGATCTCAAAGACGCACCGGATCACGGGACGTTCAACGGCGACCGCATCTTGGTCAGTAAGTTCGCTTACACGATCGCCGATCCGGAGCGCTGGGATGTGATCGTTTTCAAATTCCCAGGCAACCCCAAGCAAAACTACATCAAACGTTTGGTCGGATTGCCCGGTGAGACTCTCCGCATCCAACACGGCGACGTGTATGCACGACCTCTTGGTGATAGCTCGGGCAACGCCGAACAGGCGACCGAAACCATTTTGCGCAAGCCAGTCGACAAACTGCTCGCGATGCAGCATCACGTCTACGACAGCGACCGCCAATCCGAGTTGCTGATTCAATCGGGCTACCCCAGCCGCATTCAGCCATGGGCGGAAAACACCAGTGAGCCACCCACGGACTCATGGACGGTTAAACAATCAGCGGACGGTTTGACTGCCCAGCTCAAAGCGAATGACGACGAACTGCATTGGCTCCGATATTTTCACCGCTGGCCTCGTCCTGAACAATGGGCGACCGCCAAGGCAAACGGCGACCTTCGTGACGTGGAGCCGTACTCCTGCGGCGCGATCACGGACTTCTATGCATACGATTGTTACATCAACGTTCACAGCAGCACGATCTACTCCGAATATCCGGTGACTTCGACCGGCCTGATCGGCGGCGGATTCAATGGCACGTTCCGTGACGATTACGTATCCGGTGGCGATTTGGATACCCTGCAGGGTCGAGCCAGCTTTGGTGAAAGCGATCGTGCCTACACTGGCCAGCACTGGGTCGGCGACTTGATCATGGACAGCGAGATCGAGCTGGGCAGTGACTGCAAAGAGCTGTTGCTGGAGTTGATCGAATCGGGCGTCAAGTATCAGTGTTCGGTCGATTTGGCGACGGGCAAGGCGACCTTGAAGATCGACGACGGTCAGACGCGTCCGTTCACGGCCGCTGATGGCACCGAGTCCACTTCGCCCACCGCGGCCACCTCCCTGCGTGCCGGACGAACGGCCAACGTCCGCATGAGCAACTGTGACGATCAACTCCTGCTCTGGGTCGACAACAAACTCGTTTCATTTGACGGACCCACCACGTTCGACTCGCTTCGGTATCGTCCGGCCGACGAAGCGTCCCCGAGATATCAGCCGGGCGTTCATCCGCTGGACGCAGCTCCGGTGGGGCTTGCCGTTCGCGGCGGCAGCGCCACGGTTCATCACGTCGGTGTGTCTCGCGACATGTACTACATCGCCGCCAACGTCGATTCACGCGGCATCTTTGACTACGACATTGATGAACTCAGCGGAATCGTCGGTCAAAACTTGCACCCCTATCAAGCCGTTCGGGACATCCAAGACATGATGTCCCAACCGGAAACTTGGGACCAAATCGACGTTTGGAAATCACGACGCAGCATTGCGTTTGACTTGCAAGCCGATCAGTTCTTTCCGATGGGAGACAACAGCCCGGAAAGCTTGGACGCGAGACTTTGGGCCAACGCCAAGCGAGTCGGCGGGTTGCCCGATCGGTATCGCGAGAAAGCTTACACGTTTTCTGAGGCCGAGTACGTTCCCCGAGACTTGCTCGTGGGCAAAGCGTTAGCTGTTTTCTGGCCGCACCACTGGCGATCCCCACTGCCGATCACCCCCAACTTCAAACGCATGCGTTTGATCCGCTGA
- a CDS encoding SGNH/GDSL hydrolase family protein has protein sequence MKPTTLLFLTLAFWAPACSLIAQDKPTDKEQTDRETPTIGKLDPEMADAGTSADGVTQRDGIQWHDVTNWGVEGRILPDQPRERWFDRFPASAKGRVTDAVWNLSRDSAGMMVRFATDATTIQVHYKVTKGSLGMPHMPATGVSGIDLYARDPNGNLRWVNVVKPNQQEMKTIIAKDLALGFRQYVAYLPLYNGVEFLSIGVPLEARFDSLPPRENPIVFYGTSITHGACASRPGMVHTAILGRKFDMPVVNLGFSGNGRMDTAVGDFLTQLDAAVYVIDCLPNMDADAVSQKCVPLVHQIRAAKPETPIVLVEDRRNTNSWITPARDAHHDRNHKALQEAFNRLQDEGVERLFYIDGDSLYGDDSEGATDGSHASDLGFMRQAEVFEPVLRKALEAN, from the coding sequence ATGAAACCTACAACCCTGCTGTTCCTCACGTTGGCCTTCTGGGCACCTGCTTGTTCGCTGATCGCCCAAGATAAACCGACTGACAAAGAACAGACTGACAGGGAGACGCCCACGATCGGTAAACTGGATCCAGAAATGGCCGATGCGGGTACATCCGCCGACGGTGTGACACAACGGGACGGAATTCAGTGGCATGATGTGACGAATTGGGGTGTCGAGGGCAGGATCCTGCCGGATCAACCACGTGAGCGGTGGTTTGATCGATTCCCAGCCTCGGCAAAAGGACGCGTGACCGACGCGGTTTGGAATCTCAGCCGCGACAGTGCCGGAATGATGGTCCGTTTTGCCACCGATGCCACTACGATTCAGGTGCACTACAAAGTAACCAAAGGCTCGCTGGGGATGCCACACATGCCCGCGACCGGAGTGAGCGGCATCGACCTGTACGCCAGGGACCCCAACGGCAACCTGCGATGGGTCAACGTCGTCAAACCCAATCAACAAGAAATGAAAACGATCATCGCCAAGGACTTGGCGCTAGGGTTTCGCCAGTACGTTGCCTACTTGCCTCTGTATAACGGAGTGGAATTTCTGAGCATTGGAGTGCCGCTGGAAGCTCGGTTTGACTCCCTGCCTCCCCGAGAGAATCCAATCGTGTTCTACGGAACCAGCATCACGCACGGCGCCTGTGCCAGTCGCCCGGGAATGGTGCACACCGCAATCCTGGGACGCAAGTTCGACATGCCGGTGGTCAATTTGGGATTCTCCGGCAACGGGCGAATGGACACCGCAGTGGGTGACTTTCTGACCCAACTGGATGCTGCCGTCTACGTCATCGATTGCCTGCCCAACATGGACGCTGACGCCGTGTCCCAAAAGTGTGTGCCGTTGGTGCATCAGATCCGCGCCGCCAAACCCGAGACGCCGATCGTCCTGGTGGAGGATCGCCGGAACACCAACAGTTGGATCACCCCGGCACGCGATGCCCACCACGACCGAAACCACAAGGCACTCCAAGAAGCATTCAATCGCTTGCAAGACGAGGGCGTTGAGCGACTCTTCTACATCGACGGTGACTCGCTGTACGGGGACGATTCCGAAGGCGCTACCGACGGGTCGCACGCCAGCGATTTGGGGTTCATGCGACAAGCCGAAGTGTTCGAGCCGGTGCTTCGCAAAGCCTTGGAGGCAAACTGA
- the lptB gene encoding LPS export ABC transporter ATP-binding protein, producing MNKVTQFLMPTAADDEALYQPILEAVDLQKTYGRRRVVDGVNLHVGQNEIVGLLGPNGAGKSTSFRMICGLVEPDRGRVYLSGRDVTDWPMFRRARDGQMGYLPQEPSVFKKLTVEQNISALLELLGFDRKSRKRRTDELLEEFSITHIRKNKAGGLSGGERRRLEIARCLVSDPKIVMLDEPFAGIDPITVQQIQGVITQLRDSGISVLITDHAAREILATVDRCYVIYQGQVLIDGTPEEVKQHPKVREEYLGDLDGASAGAHAPQSPTPQQSMRQPPPSPRVQVRLPGGVRVDPQHTENPPPPRRPIQRPNRRVTDV from the coding sequence ATGAACAAAGTAACACAGTTTTTGATGCCAACGGCTGCCGACGACGAGGCGTTGTATCAGCCGATTCTGGAAGCCGTCGATTTGCAAAAGACCTATGGACGACGGCGGGTCGTCGATGGTGTCAACTTGCACGTCGGTCAAAACGAAATCGTTGGACTGCTCGGCCCCAATGGTGCCGGCAAATCCACGAGCTTTCGTATGATCTGCGGTTTGGTCGAACCCGATCGTGGCCGCGTTTACTTGAGCGGCCGCGACGTCACGGACTGGCCCATGTTCAGGCGCGCACGTGACGGACAAATGGGATACTTGCCCCAAGAACCCAGCGTGTTCAAAAAGTTGACGGTCGAGCAAAACATCTCGGCGCTGTTGGAACTGCTCGGCTTTGATCGCAAGTCAAGAAAACGCAGAACGGACGAGTTGCTGGAGGAATTCAGTATCACGCATATTCGCAAGAACAAAGCGGGCGGACTGAGCGGTGGCGAACGCAGACGTTTGGAGATCGCGCGTTGTCTGGTTTCCGATCCCAAGATTGTGATGCTCGACGAGCCCTTTGCCGGCATCGACCCCATCACGGTCCAGCAGATCCAAGGCGTCATCACGCAGTTACGTGACAGCGGAATCAGCGTCTTAATCACCGACCATGCCGCCCGAGAAATCTTAGCGACGGTCGATCGTTGTTACGTGATCTATCAAGGCCAAGTGTTGATCGATGGGACGCCGGAGGAAGTCAAACAGCATCCCAAGGTCCGCGAAGAATACTTGGGCGACCTCGACGGTGCGTCGGCGGGTGCCCATGCACCTCAGTCGCCAACACCGCAGCAGTCGATGCGTCAGCCACCGCCCTCACCGCGGGTGCAAGTGCGATTGCCCGGCGGTGTGCGCGTGGATCCGCAGCACACCGAAAACCCACCTCCACCACGTCGCCCGATTCAAAGACCCAACCGCCGAGTGACAGACGTGTAG